The stretch of DNA GAGCCGGAGATTCGTTTATCGCTGCTTTTCTGCTTAAATTTCTTAAAGAAAGAGATATTCACTTAGCCATGGCTGAAGGGGCGCGCTTTGCCGCTAAGAGCTGCCTGGTTGAAGGTTCCTTTGGTTATGGAGTAGCTTGCTCTTGAGGCTTTAATCACGCTTGAGAAAATAGCAGACGTTTGTTACTCTTAAAGAGGAGTATAACGTTATATAACAAGCGAGGTTAATATGTTAAATTCGGATCATGTCGAGCCTTTATATATTCAATTAAAAAAAGCCATCCAATCGGCCATTAACAATGAAGAATTTAAGCAAGGGGAACAGATTCCAACGGAAATTGAGCTGAGCAGCCGGTATAATGTCAGCCGGATTACGGTCCGCAAGGCGGTTGAAGAGCTGGTTCAGGAAGGTTACCTGGTTAAGAAGCAAGGGAAGGGAACCTTTGTGAGCCAATCTAAGATCGGTAGAAAGATTGAGCACTTAATTGGCTTTACGGCAGCCTGTCAAGCGAATGGACTATCCTCACACAGTGAGGTCACGTACAGGGAGATGATTGAACCGGACAGCAAAATGCAAACGCTTTTGCGGCTTGCGCGAGGCGAGAAGGTCATTTATATTCAGCGCAAACGATATGCGGAAGAGAACCCGCTTATGCTGGAGAATAACTACTATCCCGAATCCCGCTTTTCTTTTCTGATGGAAGAGGAGCTGGAAGGCTCGCTCTACGAGCTACTTAGGGAGAAGTATGGAATTGATCCTAATCAGCCGGGGGAGACGACACTGGAATTAGCCTTGGCAGATGAAGTCAAAGCGAAACTGCTGGAAGTCTCTATTGGCGAACCCTTATTTTATATGAAAACCGTCATTTATGATCAATCAGGCCAGCCAGTTCATATCGGGCACCAATATATGATTGGTCAACGTTATCAGTTTACCCTTTAACCCATATGCCGCTCTTTCATAACAGCTTTATCCTTGACTGCTCCGAACGGAGCAATCCAGTTATTGTATATAACATTATATAACGTAATATTGTGGAAGAGCGGTAATTTCAATTCTGATCGAAGCGGGAAGTGATAAATTTATGGGAAGCAGTTCTAACAGCAGCGCAGATATTTTACTGGTATCTAATGCCATATTCACAGGTTTAAGCAATGAACCGGAAGCAGGATTTTTAGCCGTTCGAGGAAATAAGATTCTAGCTATTGGCCCTGTCGAAGACAAGGATATGTGGATCGGTCCCAAGACCAAGGTATACTCGTTCCATGATCAGCTCATCATGCCAGGCGTGCATGATAACCATGTCTTTTTTACAGGTTACATGTCGCTGCATTATGGTGTTGATCTAAGTGAGACCTCTTCACCGGAGGAGGCGGCAGAGCTTCTCCTTCATGCGGCTAAAGAATTGCCTGAAGGCAAAAATGTATACGCTTTCGGATGGGATGCTGAAGCTTGGGGCGGATCTCCGAATTCTAAGCTGCTGGATGATATGTTCCCGGATCGTCCGGTCACGGCTATCAATCGCAGCAAAAGTGAATGCTGGATGAATCAGCTCGCTACAGAGCGATATAAGTTTACTCCGAAGGAGTGCAGCGCAGAGGCAAGAGCCTTGTTGTTAAGGGAGATGTTAAGCGATCCGGAGGCAGTGGAGTCTGCGTTCCTGTCCTTCTGCGATGAGATGGCTAAGCGGGGAGTCACTTCGATCAAGGACATTCAGTTTGACGATTCTTACGGACTTCTGGCTGTTCTTCAACAATTGGAGAGAGAGGAGCGGCTGCCGCTGCGCGTGCACTTCGCTTTGGAACCAGTGCTTGAGCCGTTAAATACGAAATTCGGAGCTGAGTGTAAAAGAATCTACCCTGGAGACCACCTTCGCTATCAAGGCTGTAAGCTGATGGTAGACGGGGTTGTCGCAGATCATACAGGGGATATGCTTGAGCCTTATGCAGATATGCCAGGAGTAACCGGGTTGAAATCAGTAGATTATGACACACTTGAGCAAACCGTTCTTGAAGCCGACCGGCACGGAATTAAATGCTGCCTTACTGCCGAGGGCGATGCCGCTATTCGCAAGTGTGTCGACATCTATGAGAAATGCCGCAAGCAGTCCGGTAGCAATCAGCTTAAGCATTCCATCAGCGATTTGGAGTATCCGCATCCGGATGATTTGAGGCGGATGGGGGAACTCGAAATCTATGCAGAAGTCTATGCTCAAATATTGCTCTTAAACCCCTCGCACCATGAGGCCTATATGGCAGCATGTGTTGGCAAGGCTAAGGAGAGTAGATTTCATAATTATCGTGGAATTGTGGACGCGGCTATTCCCCTGGCATTCGGTACAGACCTGCCGCTGTTTATGACCAGCGTTCCCGACTCCATCTATGCCGCTCACGCCAGACTATTTCCGGATGGTACACCAGAGGGCGGCTGGCAGCGGGATCGTGGATTATCTATCGCAGAAATCTTAAAGGCTTGGACGATCCATGGAGCTTCTCATTGTGGTATGGAGGAGCTAACGGGGACATTAGAAGTGGGGAAGCTGGCGGATATTGCTGTCTTTGACCGTAACTTGTTCACGGTGGAAAGTTCAGCGATCCGTTCCGCTGAAGTCGTACTAACGATTGCGAATGGGTCTGTACGTTATGATCAATGCAGCAGGTGGTCATGAACATACAAAAATCAATCATGGCTTGTATGAAATATGACGTTTCATAACGATATAAAACCGGAATGAGGGAATGTTATGGACACCGCGAAGAAAAAAAGCAGATGGGCTTTACCTCATAGTTATACACTTATTTTCGTTATTATTATTGTCATGGCGGCATTAACCTGGATCGTTCCAAGCGGTGAGTTTACTAGAGAACACACTACTATTGACGGGACGGACAGGGAGGTTATTGTTCCGGGGACCTATCATACGGTTCCCAAGATTGAGGATGGTGCGGATAAACGGCAGGGAATCGGTGCTATTCTAAGTGCCCCCATGGAAGGGGTTATGAATGCGGTTGATGTTGTAGCCTTTGTACTTGTTGTTGGAGGCGCTTTCGGAATTATTCTGAATACAGGGGCGATCGACAGAGGACTCGTCTCCTTGGCTAGAAAGCTTAAAGACCGCGGAATTTGGGTCATCCCGCTATCCATGATTATTTTTAGCTTAGGCGGCTCAACCTTTGGGATGAGTGAAGAGATCATTCCCTTATATACGATATTCATCAGCCTGATGTTTGCCTTAGGTTTTGATTCAATGACAGCTATTCTAATTCTGTTCCTGGGGACACAGATCGGTTATGTAGGCTCTACGACGAATCCATTCTCTGTGTTGATTGCACAGGGAGTTGCGGGCATTCAGGGCAACCCGCAGTTGTGGCTTCGTTTTATAGAGTGGCTTGTGTTTACAGGGGTGTCCATCGGGTTCACGATGTGGTATGCGCATAGAGTCAAACGTAATCCTGAGAAATCACTGGTATTTAAGAACGATCTCATTAATAGACCCGTTTTTCTTACGGAAGACGACGGACAGGAGATTCATTTCTCCGTTCGGGATAAGCTGATCCTATCCGGGTTTGTAGTTACCTTAGGGCTTATTGTTTGGGGCATTTTGGCCAAAGGCTGGTATATGACTGAGATTGGTGCTGTTTTTCTGGCATTGGGATTATTTGCGGGCATCATTTCTAAAATGAACCAGAAAGAAATGGCCGAGAATTTCGTGAAGGGCTGTGCCGAGTTTGTTTATGCTGCCGTTATTATCGGTCTGGCTAGAGGCATTCTAGTGATTGCCGAGAATGGCATGATTATCGACACCATCCTCAACTCCTTATCCAGTCTGTTAAAAGGGCTTCCGAGCTATGCATTTACAACCATCATGCTGCTGGTGCATAATGTGATCACCTTCTTTGTTCCGTCTTCCTCAGGAGAAGCAGCATTGACGATGCCGGTTCTGGCGCCGCTGGGAGACTTGGTACAAGTGAATCGTGAAGCGATCGTAACCAGCTATCAATTTGGCAATGGCTTGACGAATTTGATCTCGCCAACAGGCGGGGTTCTGCTCGCAGGACTGGCGATTGCACGCATCAACTTCGGCCAATGGCTGAAAGTGATTATGAAGATTTTCCCGCTGCTGTGGGTGATTGCTGCTGTATTCGCAGCCATTTCAGCCTATGTAGGGATGTAGCTGATAGAGCACAAACTATAAACCGTGTACTTGGATGGCCAAGTGCGCGGTTTTTTGTGCGGAGGGAAAAAATGGTTGACAAATTACCACAAAGGTTTTATGGTTAATTACATGACTAACTAACCAATAGACTAAGGTGATGGAATGAAATCGAGCTTTGATGAAGGCCAGCCGATTTTTCTGCAAATCGCCGAAATGATTGAGGATGACATCCTGAGTGGTACCTACCAGGAGGAGGATCAGATTATCTCAACAACTCAAATTTCGAAGACATTTCAGATTAATCCGGCTACAGCTGTAAAGGGAGTTGCATTGTTGGTGAATGAAGGGATTTTGTACAAGAAGAGAGGGCTGGGCATGTATGTGGCCGAGGGGGCCAAGGAACTGATTATGAACAAGAGGAAGGATCGTTTTTATAACGATTTCGTAGTCAAGCTGCTTGATGAAGCAAGCAAGCTTGGCCTAACCAAGAAGGATATTGTTCGAATGATCGAGCAGGACATAAAGGAGATGAATGATTAATGAGTGCCGTATTGGAATGCACGAATGTTAGCAAGAGCTATGGGAAGACGGAAGCCGTCCGCAATTTGGAATTCAGGCTGGAGGAGAATACCATATATGGTCTGCTGGGTCGCAACGGTGCCGGAAAGACAACCCTTCTCAATATGCTGACCGGGGGAATCTTCCCTGACGATGGACTTATTGAAGTGGCTGGAAGCAAGCTTAATCCTGGTGATTCGCCTAAGGATACTTGTTATGTAAGAGAGAAGAATTTGTTCTTCGGAGGGGCAAAGGTTGGTGAGATCTTGGAGATTGCCTCTGCATTCCATCCTGGGTGGGATGAAGCCTTGGCAAATGATCTTATAAGAACCTTCAGGCTTAACCGCAATAAGAAAATCCGTCAGCTGTCACGCGGTATGGAGTCTCTAGTAGGGAATATCGTTGGACTGGCCAGCCGGGCGCCACTCACCATTTTTGACGAGCCTGTCCTGGGGCTGGATGTGCTGATGCGCGAGAGATTCTATCGTGTACTGATGGAGGACTATGCCGAACATCCGAGAACGATTCTGCTCTCTACTCACCTTATTGATGAGATCGCTACAGTGGTTGAGAAGGTATATATCATGGACAGTGGTTCGATTCTCCTGCATGAGGATGTGGACCAGATCCGGTCTGACTCTCATTTATTAACCGGTACTAGGGAAGCGATTGAGCAGTTTACAGCCGGCAAACAGGTCATTTACCGGGAAGAGTTCGGCAAGAACATGATGGTGGCGGTATATGACCGTTTTGATGTGAATGTATTGGCCGAGGCGGAGCGTCAAGGGATTTCCGTCGATGGACTGCCGCTGCAGAAATTCTTTGCTTACATGATCGAAAGGGGAGAACTGGCTTGAAGAAGTTAAGAGTTTACTGGAGAGCAGCTTATCTTCAGCTCCGGATTTATTTATGGTGTATCGTAGGGGCTGTGTTGGCCGCGTTTGCTGTCAATGCAATAATCAGTCTTTTTGTTGACAATAGTGAGAATATTCAAGTTTCCGCAGGAAATGAACTTTTAATCTTCTTGATTTTTATGTCGATTATTTTGCCTGTCAGCTTCTTTAGAAGATATATGAATTTGGGCGCTTCCAGGCAGGACTATTATCGCGGTGTTATTGTCACGATCGTCGTATGGGCGGCGATAATGTCGATCTTAAACCTGCTGTATTACAAATTGGAGGTGGGATATATAAGAGAATATATTAAATCATTTAACATCATTGAGGTTTTTCATTGGGATGAGAAAGGGATCGCCGGCATTCTTCTCTATCAATTTGGTGCTTATCTGCTGCTGATGTCGCTCTTAAATCTTCTCTTCTCAGGCATTAAAAGCGTATGGGGCTGGGTGATCTGGATTCTGTTGATCGCAGGCATTACAGTTGGCACTTCAGTTCCTGCGCTTCGCGGGTCCGTTGCGGATTTCTTCCTTGCCTTGCTCTTTAATGATTCACTGGCAGCCGGGTTGGGATTAACTACTTTGCTAAGTGCTGTATGCTTTGCTGGCGGCTATATGTTCATCCGCAGAAGAACAGTTTAGCCTTAGGCACTCAAGCTTTGGAGTTCAACAGTCAAAAAAAATTGGGGACAGGTGAGAAAATTGAATATTTTGAAGCGAAGCAAAAAATATGGAATGTTGTTGCTCTCGGCGATCACCATGATTTCACTAACAGGAATTCCTCATCAAAGCACAAGGGCTGCTTCACAGATAAACGGTCCGAAGGATGCACAAGAAGTTCAGAGCTTTGTAGACTCGTATTTCTCCAGACCTGAAGTGAAGAGCAAGCTTGCTGGTGCAGCTGTCGTGATTGTTAAGGACGATAAGGTTTTGCTGAATAAAGGTTATGGCTATTCGGATATCCAGTCCAAGAAGCAAGTAGACCCGGATCAGACATACTTCAGAATGGCGTCCATTTCTAAATTATTCACCGCTACAGGAGTCATGCAGCTAGCTGAAGAAGGTAAAGTTGATTTGGATAAGTCTGTAGAGGCTTATTTAGGAGACATCAAGATTCCAAACCAAACCGGATCCCCTCTTACTCTGAAGCATCTTATGACGCATACAAGCGGCTTCGACTATACGGACGGAGTTAGTGGAGCGGCCGCCTTTGGCTTAGAGAAAAAGTATCCCTTGGAACAATACGTCAAAGATTACCTGCCCACTATCGTCCGCAAGCCGGGAACGGCTTATCGGTACGATAACTACGCCTACACGCTGCAAGGCTACATTATTCAGAAGGTTACGAATAAACCGTTTGAAGCTGTTATGAAAGAACGGATTTTGAATCCGTTAGGGATGAAACACAGTGATTTTCAGATGACAAGCGAAGTGCTGTCAGGACTTGCGACAAGTTATGATGCTAATAATAAGCCTCGGCAAGCTTATCCCAACATCCCTACGATCGCTCCTGATGGGGGCTTGTTCTCAACTAGTACGGATTTTTCAAAATACATGCTTGCGATGTTGAATGGGGGCAAATTAGGTGAGACTGCTATCCTTAAGCCGAGCTCGGTCGCAGAGATGCAGAAGCCGCATGTGGCTCTAAATTCAAAACTGCCGAATGCAGCTTATGGTTTTGAAATGTTCCACCATGAGTCTTTCAATGGACAGCAAGTTGTAGGAAAGGGCGGAGATCTGGAAGGCTATCATTCATGGATGTGGCTCCTGCCTGAACAGAAGGTAGGCGGATTTATTGTCATTAACAATGATAACTCCGGAATTCGCAATGATTTTTTTCAAGCATTCATGGATCATTATTATCCTAAGCAGTCCGGCAAGCCAATTGTACCCCTTCAGCCAACCCAGGCAGAACTATCTCAATTTGAAGGGGCGTACCGATATTTGAGAATACCGCTTCTTCATTTTGATGTAACAGCCAAAGCAGGTTATCTGGAGATCAGCGGCCCCAGCGGCACGCATAAGCTCGAACAGCTAGAACCTCTATTGTTCCAGGATGAGGAGGGGCGGCTTGCTGCTTTTAGACAGGAGTCAGATGGGAGCATATCATACCTGAGTTATGACCTCCCGGATGCTTGGAGCGAGAAGCTTCCTAGCTACAAAGATTATCAGGATGTCCCTAAGGATTCCCCGTATGCGGCATATATCAATAATCTAAGAAAGCTTGGCGGGGTACTTGAGGCTGACGCAGCCAGCTTTAATCCGGAGAAGCCTCTCACCCGCGGGGAATTCGCAGCTATGATCACCAGGCTGGCAGGGGTCAAGCGTTCCAATAAACCTTCTATATTTGCAGATGTACGGGGGCATCAGTATGAAGCGGATATTCAAACGATGACAGAACTTGGCGCGATCAGAGGCACAGCGAAACAGGTGTTTTTGCCCGACCAGATCATTAAGCGTGAGGAAGTCGCAGCATTTATCTATCACCTTTCAAAAAGCCTGGGCTTCCCAACAGTTACAGCCAAGCTGCATGGAGAAGTTCCAGAATGGGCGCGCGAAGCTGTGCAGTTTGTGGTAGGGTCTTCCCTGATTGGCCCCGATGTTCGAGCAGGTGAAGCGGGAAGTGTGGATTACCGGGCAGCTGATCCGCTGCTGCGTCAAGAAGCAGCTGTTATCCTTACGAAGTTTGCTAAGTTGATTGGAAGTGAATAAAGTCAAGCCGTTCCTGCACTTTAGGAACGGCTTTTTCCTGTTATATTAGCTTCGCTCTTTTGCACACATTAGGGTATAATAAATAGTCTGACTTTATTTTGAACATGGAGGCATACCCGATTGAGTTCTTACCCCTTTGAATTTAACCCTAAGGAACCGTTTATCCAGCAAGCGAGCGACTGGATTGCGGATGTCCTGTACGATATATTACCCGAGGCCGGCTTTGAGGTCAGGGATGAACAAATCTTTATGGCCTTTCAGCTGGAGCGGGCCTACCGCGAGAAATCAGTTATGTTCGCAGAGGCAGGAGTAGGCACGGGGAAGACGATCGCATACCTGCTGTATGCTGTTACCTACGCCCGGTATACTCGAAGACCTGCGATTATTGCTTGTGCAGATGAATCTCTGATTGAACAGCTTGTCAAACCGGAAGGTGACGTGGCTAAGCTGGCCAAACATTTGGGACTCATCATAGATGCCCGGCTCGGCAAATCACCCGATCAATATATTTGCCTCAACAAGCTGGACGAAGCCCGTTATGCGAGCCTGGACGGGGATTTATATCGCGAAATTCACAAAGGCCTTCCCTCCTTTGTAAAGTCACCGGAGACTTTGCAGGCTTTCCATCCTTACGGCAACCGTAAGGATTACCCGCATCTGTCGGATGAGCAGTGGGGAAGGCTTGGCTGGGACGCCTTCCAGGACTGCAGTGTTTGCAGCCAGCGGCATCGCTGTGGACAGACGCTCTCCCGCGATTATTACCGCAAGGCTGCAGATTTGATTATCTGTTCCCATGATTTCTACATGGAGCATGTTTGGACCTATGAGACGAGAAAACGGAAAGGCCAGCTTCCGCTACTGCCTGAGCACAGCTCTGTCATCTTTGATGAAGGTCATTTGCTGGAGACAGCAACGCAGAATGCCTTAACCTACAAGCTTCAG from Paenibacillus sp. CAA11 encodes:
- a CDS encoding GntR family transcriptional regulator, with product MKSSFDEGQPIFLQIAEMIEDDILSGTYQEEDQIISTTQISKTFQINPATAVKGVALLVNEGILYKKRGLGMYVAEGAKELIMNKRKDRFYNDFVVKLLDEASKLGLTKKDIVRMIEQDIKEMND
- a CDS encoding GntR family transcriptional regulator, with translation MLNSDHVEPLYIQLKKAIQSAINNEEFKQGEQIPTEIELSSRYNVSRITVRKAVEELVQEGYLVKKQGKGTFVSQSKIGRKIEHLIGFTAACQANGLSSHSEVTYREMIEPDSKMQTLLRLARGEKVIYIQRKRYAEENPLMLENNYYPESRFSFLMEEELEGSLYELLREKYGIDPNQPGETTLELALADEVKAKLLEVSIGEPLFYMKTVIYDQSGQPVHIGHQYMIGQRYQFTL
- a CDS encoding amidohydrolase; the encoded protein is MGSSSNSSADILLVSNAIFTGLSNEPEAGFLAVRGNKILAIGPVEDKDMWIGPKTKVYSFHDQLIMPGVHDNHVFFTGYMSLHYGVDLSETSSPEEAAELLLHAAKELPEGKNVYAFGWDAEAWGGSPNSKLLDDMFPDRPVTAINRSKSECWMNQLATERYKFTPKECSAEARALLLREMLSDPEAVESAFLSFCDEMAKRGVTSIKDIQFDDSYGLLAVLQQLEREERLPLRVHFALEPVLEPLNTKFGAECKRIYPGDHLRYQGCKLMVDGVVADHTGDMLEPYADMPGVTGLKSVDYDTLEQTVLEADRHGIKCCLTAEGDAAIRKCVDIYEKCRKQSGSNQLKHSISDLEYPHPDDLRRMGELEIYAEVYAQILLLNPSHHEAYMAACVGKAKESRFHNYRGIVDAAIPLAFGTDLPLFMTSVPDSIYAAHARLFPDGTPEGGWQRDRGLSIAEILKAWTIHGASHCGMEELTGTLEVGKLADIAVFDRNLFTVESSAIRSAEVVLTIANGSVRYDQCSRWS
- a CDS encoding serine hydrolase is translated as MRKLNILKRSKKYGMLLLSAITMISLTGIPHQSTRAASQINGPKDAQEVQSFVDSYFSRPEVKSKLAGAAVVIVKDDKVLLNKGYGYSDIQSKKQVDPDQTYFRMASISKLFTATGVMQLAEEGKVDLDKSVEAYLGDIKIPNQTGSPLTLKHLMTHTSGFDYTDGVSGAAAFGLEKKYPLEQYVKDYLPTIVRKPGTAYRYDNYAYTLQGYIIQKVTNKPFEAVMKERILNPLGMKHSDFQMTSEVLSGLATSYDANNKPRQAYPNIPTIAPDGGLFSTSTDFSKYMLAMLNGGKLGETAILKPSSVAEMQKPHVALNSKLPNAAYGFEMFHHESFNGQQVVGKGGDLEGYHSWMWLLPEQKVGGFIVINNDNSGIRNDFFQAFMDHYYPKQSGKPIVPLQPTQAELSQFEGAYRYLRIPLLHFDVTAKAGYLEISGPSGTHKLEQLEPLLFQDEEGRLAAFRQESDGSISYLSYDLPDAWSEKLPSYKDYQDVPKDSPYAAYINNLRKLGGVLEADAASFNPEKPLTRGEFAAMITRLAGVKRSNKPSIFADVRGHQYEADIQTMTELGAIRGTAKQVFLPDQIIKREEVAAFIYHLSKSLGFPTVTAKLHGEVPEWAREAVQFVVGSSLIGPDVRAGEAGSVDYRAADPLLRQEAAVILTKFAKLIGSE
- a CDS encoding YfcC family protein, translating into MDTAKKKSRWALPHSYTLIFVIIIVMAALTWIVPSGEFTREHTTIDGTDREVIVPGTYHTVPKIEDGADKRQGIGAILSAPMEGVMNAVDVVAFVLVVGGAFGIILNTGAIDRGLVSLARKLKDRGIWVIPLSMIIFSLGGSTFGMSEEIIPLYTIFISLMFALGFDSMTAILILFLGTQIGYVGSTTNPFSVLIAQGVAGIQGNPQLWLRFIEWLVFTGVSIGFTMWYAHRVKRNPEKSLVFKNDLINRPVFLTEDDGQEIHFSVRDKLILSGFVVTLGLIVWGILAKGWYMTEIGAVFLALGLFAGIISKMNQKEMAENFVKGCAEFVYAAVIIGLARGILVIAENGMIIDTILNSLSSLLKGLPSYAFTTIMLLVHNVITFFVPSSSGEAALTMPVLAPLGDLVQVNREAIVTSYQFGNGLTNLISPTGGVLLAGLAIARINFGQWLKVIMKIFPLLWVIAAVFAAISAYVGM
- a CDS encoding ABC transporter ATP-binding protein, with amino-acid sequence MSAVLECTNVSKSYGKTEAVRNLEFRLEENTIYGLLGRNGAGKTTLLNMLTGGIFPDDGLIEVAGSKLNPGDSPKDTCYVREKNLFFGGAKVGEILEIASAFHPGWDEALANDLIRTFRLNRNKKIRQLSRGMESLVGNIVGLASRAPLTIFDEPVLGLDVLMRERFYRVLMEDYAEHPRTILLSTHLIDEIATVVEKVYIMDSGSILLHEDVDQIRSDSHLLTGTREAIEQFTAGKQVIYREEFGKNMMVAVYDRFDVNVLAEAERQGISVDGLPLQKFFAYMIERGELA